A region of Mammaliicoccus sp. Dog046 DNA encodes the following proteins:
- a CDS encoding Nramp family divalent metal transporter — translation MENVKRLNFIKLIQRIGPGIVLTGVVIGPGVITTASMVGASYGYSLLWLFIPIAFMGVTFVIASYRITLLTGMPSIKAIRHYFGRPASILVGVSTFLSCVFFTIGNISGTGAAMNLLFGIDWKIGAIIMLLVLIYCYFSKNVYTKVEKLILLCIFGMIIAFYISLASVGGPDVKLMTSGLTHWQLPGGSLLLALGFISTHASITTGIYGTYLSKEKKWSKDDLYNGGMLADALAHVVGVIIVSGAIVLVGAIVLHPYNLSITSPTQLSDLLKPFLGHRFAPIVMGVALLAAAFSSLLGNTHRSVVLLNAGFDKPTNLDHKSIQIGAVIVLIISSIISFSYGGSPIELIYISNIATSIATPVAGLFMTILLLKKDVNKGEKRPYLLQIAMVISYIFCVGLIVASVINMF, via the coding sequence TTGGAAAATGTAAAAAGATTAAACTTTATTAAACTCATCCAACGTATTGGTCCCGGCATCGTATTAACCGGTGTCGTCATTGGTCCTGGCGTAATTACAACCGCTTCTATGGTTGGCGCATCTTACGGTTACAGCTTACTATGGTTATTTATCCCTATAGCATTTATGGGTGTTACCTTTGTCATCGCATCATATAGAATTACTTTACTGACAGGTATGCCATCAATAAAAGCGATTAGGCATTATTTTGGACGACCCGCCTCGATTTTAGTTGGTGTTTCGACCTTTTTATCATGCGTATTCTTTACAATAGGTAACATTTCAGGTACCGGTGCAGCAATGAACTTATTGTTTGGTATCGACTGGAAAATTGGTGCAATCATTATGTTGCTTGTACTCATTTATTGTTACTTTTCTAAAAATGTATATACAAAAGTTGAAAAACTCATTCTGCTTTGTATTTTCGGTATGATCATTGCATTTTACATTTCTTTAGCGAGTGTTGGTGGACCAGATGTTAAACTAATGACGAGCGGTTTAACGCATTGGCAGTTACCTGGTGGTAGCTTGCTGCTTGCATTAGGTTTTATAAGCACTCATGCATCTATTACAACTGGTATTTATGGAACCTATCTAAGTAAAGAGAAGAAATGGTCTAAAGATGATTTATATAATGGTGGTATGTTAGCAGATGCTTTAGCTCATGTTGTCGGTGTCATTATTGTCAGTGGAGCAATCGTGTTAGTTGGTGCGATTGTTTTACATCCTTATAATTTATCAATTACATCACCTACACAATTAAGCGATTTATTGAAACCATTTTTAGGTCATCGCTTTGCACCAATTGTTATGGGTGTTGCATTATTAGCAGCTGCATTCTCATCTTTGTTAGGTAATACACATCGTTCAGTTGTATTATTAAATGCTGGTTTTGATAAGCCAACTAACTTAGATCATAAATCAATACAAATAGGTGCAGTTATTGTACTCATCATTTCATCAATTATTAGCTTTAGCTACGGTGGATCACCGATAGAACTTATTTACATTTCAAATATCGCAACATCTATCGCGACACCTGTTGCAGGATTATTTATGACCATTCTTCTGTTGAAAAAAGATGTCAACAAAGGAGAAAAGAGACCTTATCTACTACAAATCGCAATGGTCATCAGTTATATATTCTGTGTTGGATTAATAGTCGCCTCTGTTATAAATATGTTTTAA
- a CDS encoding LacI family DNA-binding transcriptional regulator, whose translation MRNKRISIKDIAEKANVSIASVSRVISNKPGVGKDTEKRIRSIMDELGYKPNINARSLVKKNTGNIGVIIPGGFTTLQNSFFLTIIEGISKIIDTTEYNLIISFTSKQHEKMLDTNIVDGILVLAPRENEINLQWLSDLKLPTVIIGSFIDDSNFDIVSADEKSGVRFSVEELYKKNHRHIALINGPSTSYQSKIYEQGYKSIVNELGLEKYILELDEFDIKGQEQLVEEFLNDHKEITGMICSSDNIALGIINVAKELNIDIPGQLSIIGSDDTPVSHLITPKLSTTHVDLKEIGETAVTRLLIRLSNEKEELRRMNCIFPMKYIERETTTFLK comes from the coding sequence ATGAGAAACAAAAGAATTAGTATTAAAGATATTGCGGAGAAAGCAAATGTTTCTATTGCGTCTGTTTCTAGAGTGATTTCAAATAAACCTGGCGTTGGTAAAGACACAGAGAAAAGAATTAGAAGTATTATGGATGAATTGGGTTATAAACCTAATATCAATGCGAGAAGTTTAGTGAAAAAGAATACTGGTAATATTGGTGTTATTATACCTGGTGGTTTTACTACATTGCAGAATTCTTTTTTCTTAACAATTATTGAAGGTATTTCTAAAATAATAGATACAACAGAATACAATTTGATTATTTCTTTTACGAGTAAGCAACATGAGAAAATGCTTGATACAAATATTGTTGATGGCATATTAGTTTTAGCCCCGAGAGAAAATGAAATCAATCTACAATGGTTGAGTGATTTAAAATTGCCTACTGTAATTATTGGAAGTTTTATAGATGATTCTAACTTTGATATTGTAAGTGCTGATGAAAAATCAGGTGTGCGATTTTCTGTTGAAGAATTATATAAAAAAAATCATCGTCATATCGCATTGATCAACGGGCCGTCTACTTCATACCAAAGTAAAATTTATGAACAAGGATATAAGTCGATTGTTAATGAATTAGGTTTAGAAAAATATATTTTAGAATTAGATGAGTTTGACATTAAAGGTCAGGAACAACTCGTTGAAGAATTTTTAAATGATCACAAAGAAATTACTGGCATGATTTGTTCATCCGATAATATTGCGCTAGGGATTATTAATGTTGCTAAGGAACTTAATATAGATATTCCTGGACAATTATCTATTATAGGTAGTGATGATACACCTGTGAGTCATTTAATTACGCCAAAATTGTCAACGACACATGTTGATTTGAAAGAAATTGGAGAGACAGCCGTAACGCGGTTATTAATAAGATTATCGAATGAAAAAGAAGAACTTCGTCGAATGAATTGCATTTTTCCTATGAAATATATCGAACGTGAAACAACAACTTTCTTGAAATAA
- the alsE gene encoding D-allulose 6-phosphate 3-epimerase → MKKTKFSPSLMTMDLDKFNDQITFLNNHVESYHVDIMDGHYVPNITLSPWFIEQVKKISDVPISAHLMVTDPAFWVDELLKVDTDYICIHAEVINGVAFRLINKIQDHNKKVGIVLNPETPIDTIKPYIKYLDKITIMTVDPGFAGEKFIDETLDKIVELRQLREENNYNYLIEMDGSSNKKTFSKIQRANPDIYILGRSGLFGLDDEIDKAWYKMIDDFNEALSQV, encoded by the coding sequence ATGAAAAAAACAAAATTTTCACCATCATTAATGACGATGGATTTAGATAAATTTAATGATCAAATTACATTTTTGAATAATCATGTTGAATCGTATCATGTTGATATTATGGATGGGCATTACGTTCCAAATATTACACTTTCACCATGGTTTATAGAACAAGTGAAAAAAATATCCGACGTTCCTATATCCGCGCACTTGATGGTAACTGATCCGGCATTTTGGGTTGATGAGCTATTGAAAGTCGATACAGATTATATATGCATCCATGCTGAAGTTATTAATGGCGTAGCTTTTAGATTGATTAATAAAATACAAGATCATAATAAAAAGGTCGGCATCGTATTAAATCCTGAAACACCAATTGATACGATCAAGCCTTATATCAAATACTTAGATAAAATCACAATTATGACTGTAGATCCAGGGTTTGCTGGCGAGAAATTTATAGATGAGACGTTAGACAAGATTGTTGAACTTAGACAGTTGAGAGAAGAAAATAATTATAATTATTTAATTGAAATGGACGGTTCATCTAATAAGAAAACATTTAGTAAAATTCAAAGAGCGAATCCAGATATTTATATATTAGGAAGAAGCGGATTATTTGGATTGGATGATGAAATAGATAAAGCGTGGTATAAGATGATTGATGATTTTAATGAAGCATTATCACAAGTATAA
- a CDS encoding PTS fructose transporter subunit IIC, with amino-acid sequence MKSFLNQLNLKGHLLTAISYLIPVVCGAGFMIAIGMALGGDSSADLTKAGYSFWDVLATLGGLGLGMLPVVIATGIAYSIADKPGIAPGLVIGLTANAVGSGFIGGLIGGFLAGYLVVLIIKYIKMPNWAKGLMPMLVIPFIASLIGGLIMVYVIGAPITQFTHMLTEYLQSLSGTSKLIYGIIIGVLASVDYGGPINKTVFAFVLTLQAQGIHEPITALIVVNTATPIGFALAYWVGRLLRKNIYKKVEVETLKTAFPMGIIEIVEGVLPIVLNDIIRCVIATGIGGAVGGAISMVMNADSKVPFGGMLAIPTMSHPLGFVIAILANVLVTAVVLVILKKPVNESEEMVSEIEEEDIELGDLKVY; translated from the coding sequence ATGAAGTCATTTTTAAATCAATTGAATTTGAAGGGGCATCTACTTACTGCAATTTCTTATTTAATACCTGTAGTATGTGGCGCGGGATTTATGATAGCAATTGGAATGGCATTGGGTGGTGATTCGTCTGCGGATTTGACTAAAGCTGGCTATTCTTTCTGGGATGTATTAGCAACGCTTGGTGGATTAGGATTAGGTATGTTGCCGGTTGTTATTGCTACTGGTATTGCTTATTCCATAGCAGACAAACCAGGTATTGCGCCTGGATTAGTTATAGGTCTTACAGCCAATGCAGTTGGTTCGGGATTTATTGGTGGTTTGATAGGAGGATTTTTAGCGGGGTATCTTGTCGTTTTAATCATTAAATATATTAAAATGCCAAATTGGGCTAAAGGTTTAATGCCAATGCTTGTTATACCATTTATCGCATCTTTAATTGGTGGGTTAATTATGGTCTATGTCATTGGAGCACCAATCACACAATTCACACATATGCTTACTGAATATTTACAATCATTAAGTGGTACGTCTAAATTAATTTATGGAATCATCATTGGCGTTCTAGCAAGCGTTGATTATGGCGGACCTATCAATAAAACTGTATTTGCATTCGTATTAACTTTGCAAGCACAAGGTATACATGAACCAATTACAGCATTAATTGTCGTAAATACAGCAACGCCAATTGGATTTGCATTGGCATATTGGGTTGGACGTTTATTACGAAAAAACATTTATAAAAAAGTCGAAGTAGAAACATTAAAAACAGCATTTCCAATGGGCATCATTGAAATAGTAGAAGGTGTATTACCGATCGTACTTAACGATATTATAAGATGTGTTATTGCAACTGGTATAGGTGGTGCAGTCGGAGGCGCAATTTCTATGGTAATGAACGCTGATTCCAAAGTGCCATTTGGAGGAATGTTAGCCATTCCAACAATGTCGCACCCGTTAGGATTTGTAATAGCAATATTAGCAAATGTACTTGTAACAGCGGTTGTACTCGTAATATTGAAAAAACCAGTCAATGAAAGTGAAGAAATGGTAAGTGAAATTGAAGAAGAAGATATAGAATTAGGCGATTTAAAAGTTTACTAA
- a CDS encoding fructose PTS transporter subunit IIA gives MNLIDVIDENTILTKLQSRNREETLNELVSVFEQENYISSHDDFLKSVYKRESEGVTGIGNLVAIPHGKSNSVNKVGVAVAILNDVVDWPSLDENGAKIVIMLAVGEDNEQSKEHLKLLSLIARKLSHEEIIEQLLNATQKSEVVSILSK, from the coding sequence ATGAATTTAATTGATGTTATTGATGAAAATACAATTCTAACAAAATTACAATCCCGCAATCGAGAAGAAACATTAAATGAACTTGTAAGTGTATTTGAACAAGAAAATTATATTTCTAGCCATGATGATTTTCTAAAATCAGTATATAAAAGAGAATCTGAAGGTGTGACTGGCATAGGGAATTTAGTAGCGATACCTCATGGCAAAAGTAATAGCGTAAATAAAGTTGGGGTAGCTGTTGCGATACTTAATGATGTTGTTGATTGGCCATCACTTGATGAAAATGGTGCTAAGATCGTCATCATGTTAGCAGTTGGAGAAGACAATGAACAATCAAAAGAGCACTTGAAATTATTATCATTGATTGCACGTAAATTAAGTCATGAAGAAATTATTGAACAATTATTAAATGCGACTCAGAAGTCAGAAGTAGTATCGATTTTATCAAAATGA
- a CDS encoding PTS fructose transporter subunit IIB, with amino-acid sequence MNIVSICACTVGIAHTYIAAEKLEKAAEKKGHSIKIETQGTIGIENELSEADIQQADIVLLAVDVKVSAKERFEGKRIIEIPTDVAIKSPNKLIEKIEQISQQ; translated from the coding sequence ATGAATATAGTAAGTATTTGTGCATGTACAGTAGGTATTGCACACACATATATCGCAGCTGAAAAACTTGAAAAAGCAGCAGAGAAAAAAGGACATAGTATTAAAATCGAAACACAAGGTACGATTGGGATAGAGAATGAATTATCAGAAGCGGATATTCAACAAGCAGATATTGTATTGTTAGCTGTTGATGTGAAGGTGAGTGCCAAAGAAAGATTTGAAGGAAAAAGAATTATTGAAATTCCTACAGATGTGGCAATCAAATCTCCAAATAAACTGATAGAAAAAATAGAACAAATTTCACAACAATAA
- a CDS encoding PTS sugar transporter subunit IIA, whose product MNDNLFEKVQTSSVLYEDVIKEMGSKLKESQQINSVEQYVEEVMDRETYGDIEIYPDVILPHIQSNNILKTGIYLIQGNNHYIDWHNQKIKLIILLNLKQNEEKSVQLKIQKFMRNLADTSYIEALIK is encoded by the coding sequence ATGAATGATAACTTATTTGAAAAAGTACAAACTTCATCTGTGCTATACGAAGATGTGATTAAAGAAATGGGTTCTAAATTAAAAGAATCCCAGCAAATAAATTCAGTTGAACAATATGTTGAAGAAGTGATGGATAGAGAAACTTATGGTGACATTGAAATTTATCCAGATGTGATATTACCACATATTCAAAGTAATAATATTTTAAAGACAGGCATTTATTTAATTCAAGGTAATAACCATTATATTGATTGGCATAATCAAAAAATAAAACTTATTATTCTGTTGAATCTTAAACAAAACGAAGAAAAAAGTGTTCAATTAAAAATTCAAAAATTCATGAGAAATTTAGCAGATACATCGTATATAGAAGCATTAATAAAATAG
- a CDS encoding BglG family transcription antiterminator yields the protein MKGENELRLINYLLKAHTFVDSSSLANQLNVSTKTIYRLVKRINENHREAIIISEKGKGYRIDENEYVTNQDLLITHQNDLLSPIERRNSITKDLLLISPKPISIFNIVDRYFISESVLNSDEKKIEEMLKQFNLELERKNRHLMVVGLESDIRHALLELIGEERATPLVNNIGGIKDEDAAFVQEQISYIENDAGIVIPYPYNVNIFSHLYILIMRYRKRGVIHYEKDRDNEELEKLRIEYESFYELSNQVIENVERYLRIKLPINERVYLFEYLISSRFESQNVQNSMEEKKYSPEVINITNAFIEGASTELKHPFNHSDMDQQLLKHIKPMLNRIEHGVIVKNNLIEQIAIEYPEVFQVVKNIAYQISRQYNLQSINKDEIGFLTLYFAKELERNPKKIKTLITCTTGIGTSELLKTKIKRNISEIEIIDVKSSFDVTDYDLEQIDLIISTVQLPNVQTVPIVVISAMFNKNDQIKLRKMIEMLGEDYE from the coding sequence ATGAAGGGAGAAAATGAGTTAAGATTAATAAATTATTTGCTTAAAGCACATACGTTTGTAGATTCAAGTAGTTTAGCAAACCAATTGAATGTTTCTACTAAAACCATTTATAGGCTTGTAAAACGTATAAATGAAAATCATCGGGAAGCGATTATTATTTCGGAAAAAGGAAAGGGATATCGTATTGATGAAAATGAATATGTAACAAACCAAGATTTATTAATTACTCATCAAAATGATTTGCTTTCTCCTATAGAAAGAAGAAATTCAATAACGAAGGATTTATTGTTAATCTCCCCGAAACCTATTTCAATATTTAACATAGTAGATCGTTATTTTATCTCTGAAAGTGTATTAAATAGTGATGAGAAAAAGATAGAAGAAATGTTAAAACAATTTAATTTGGAATTAGAAAGAAAAAATCGACATTTAATGGTCGTTGGTCTAGAAAGTGATATTCGTCATGCATTATTAGAACTTATTGGTGAAGAAAGAGCAACGCCATTAGTTAATAATATAGGAGGAATTAAAGACGAAGATGCAGCGTTTGTTCAAGAACAAATAAGTTATATTGAGAACGATGCAGGAATTGTTATTCCATACCCGTACAATGTGAATATTTTTTCTCATTTATATATTTTGATTATGCGATACAGAAAAAGAGGCGTCATTCATTATGAAAAAGATCGTGACAACGAGGAACTTGAGAAATTAAGAATAGAATATGAATCTTTTTATGAATTGAGTAATCAGGTAATAGAAAATGTCGAAAGATATCTTCGTATTAAATTACCTATAAATGAGAGGGTTTATTTATTCGAATATTTGATATCGTCTCGATTTGAATCTCAAAATGTACAAAATAGTATGGAAGAAAAGAAATATTCACCTGAAGTTATTAATATCACCAATGCATTTATTGAAGGTGCAAGTACGGAATTAAAGCACCCGTTTAATCATTCAGATATGGATCAACAACTTTTGAAACATATTAAACCGATGCTTAATAGAATTGAGCATGGCGTAATCGTAAAAAATAATTTGATAGAGCAAATTGCTATAGAGTACCCTGAAGTATTTCAAGTTGTTAAAAATATAGCTTATCAAATTTCAAGACAGTATAACCTTCAATCTATCAATAAGGATGAAATAGGATTTTTGACTTTATACTTTGCGAAAGAACTAGAAAGAAATCCTAAAAAAATAAAAACACTCATAACATGTACAACAGGAATAGGGACTTCTGAATTACTTAAAACTAAGATAAAGCGTAATATTTCAGAAATTGAAATTATAGATGTTAAGTCTTCTTTTGATGTAACAGATTATGACTTAGAGCAAATTGATTTAATCATTTCGACAGTTCAACTTCCAAATGTACAAACGGTTCCTATCGTCGTTATAAGTGCGATGTTTAATAAGAATGATCAGATTAAATTACGCAAAATGATAGAAATGTTAGGTGAAGATTATGAATGA
- a CDS encoding LysR family transcriptional regulator: MEDKLRILKIIVEEDGFTNAAEKLYKTQPSISRDIKYLEEKYQIKIFEKTRKQIILTEAGRELYDYACQLTILDEQLKVRINQHKEEIQGDFVIGTSHTFGQSMLLDLTIYLQTKYPKLHIHINVYNSADIISKLKDYSIDLGIIEKPIQDEKITSEVLTKDKLMLVKNKKIKDNLNDIRCYVRETGSGIRYYQDMLLQQHQLTSRKVVINDNQLILELVKQNMGYTILSNFSIKSHDEPYITTQELNLNRNFFIVSNNGRYKTHKYHTIINEIKTYEFK; this comes from the coding sequence AGCAGAAAAATTATATAAAACACAACCATCTATAAGTAGAGATATAAAGTATTTAGAAGAAAAATATCAAATTAAAATATTCGAAAAAACAAGAAAACAAATCATACTTACTGAAGCGGGAAGAGAATTATATGATTACGCATGTCAGTTAACAATACTAGACGAACAATTGAAAGTAAGAATTAATCAGCACAAAGAAGAAATACAAGGTGATTTTGTTATCGGGACAAGTCATACATTTGGTCAATCAATGCTTCTAGATTTAACCATTTACTTGCAAACAAAATATCCAAAATTACATATCCATATTAACGTGTATAATTCTGCTGACATCATTAGTAAACTAAAAGACTATTCCATTGATTTAGGAATAATAGAAAAACCAATCCAAGACGAAAAAATCACAAGTGAAGTTTTAACGAAAGATAAATTAATGCTAGTTAAAAATAAAAAAATAAAAGATAACCTAAACGATATAAGATGTTATGTACGAGAAACAGGATCAGGTATTAGATATTATCAAGATATGCTTTTACAACAACACCAATTAACATCTAGAAAAGTCGTCATAAACGACAATCAACTCATTCTAGAACTCGTTAAACAGAATATGGGCTATACTATACTCTCAAACTTCTCAATCAAAAGTCATGACGAACCCTACATCACAACACAAGAATTAAACTTAAATCGAAACTTCTTTATCGTTTCGAATAATGGGAGATATAAGACGCATAAATATCATACAATTATCAATGAAATAAAAACATATGAATTTAAATAG